From a single Candidatus Dadabacteria bacterium genomic region:
- the pth gene encoding aminoacyl-tRNA hydrolase — protein MRYLIAGLGNPGSAYDNTRHNIGFCAAERVAERLGVKIGKKKFRSLCTEAVYSDEKLLIIKPQTFMNASGEALREAKEFYRIALERIIVVYDELDLPLGNIRVNRGGGSAGHNGIKSVMASLGSGEFCRVRIGIGKPLGKKEGRDHVLSTFASNERDTAAEMVETAVEATFEIISAGVDSAMNKFNSRLN, from the coding sequence TGCGATACCTGATTGCCGGCCTGGGAAATCCCGGTTCCGCCTACGACAACACGAGACATAACATAGGCTTCTGCGCGGCTGAACGTGTGGCTGAACGCCTGGGAGTAAAAATCGGGAAGAAGAAATTCAGAAGCCTCTGCACAGAAGCGGTCTACTCGGACGAGAAGCTGCTCATAATAAAGCCACAGACCTTCATGAACGCAAGCGGCGAGGCGCTTCGCGAAGCGAAGGAGTTCTACAGGATAGCGCTTGAGCGGATAATCGTGGTCTACGACGAGCTCGATCTCCCTCTTGGAAACATAAGGGTGAACAGGGGAGGAGGGTCGGCCGGGCATAATGGAATAAAATCAGTGATGGCTTCTTTGGGTTCCGGGGAGTTCTGCAGGGTGAGAATCGGCATAGGGAAACCCTTGGGGAAAAAAGAGGGTCGGGATCACGTTCTCTCCACGTTCGCCTCAAATGAGAGAGACACAGCGGCGGAGATGGTCGAGACTGCGGTCGAGGCGACGTTTGAGATAATAAGCGCCGGGGTGGACTCGGCGATGAACAAATTTAACAGTCGACTGAACTGA